TAACAGATTCCCCTACCTGAATCCCTTGAGAAATTTTATATTTATATCTTTTATAAGGCAAAAGCATATTAAGCATTTGATTTTTGAGAGTATTGGAAGAGCGCAAAACATCTAGCACAAAATAACAATGCCCTATTTTTAGCTTTCCCTGATTATAAATTTTGGCATCGACATAAAAGGTGGGGCTATATTCTAGGCGTTTTGCCATTATGTACTCCACCCTATTTTTATAAAAAATATTTTGATTGATCCAAAAAACAATCACAGGCGTTGCCAGCAAAACCATATAAGCCAGAATACTTAAAATTTGCGGGATAAAAAAACGCACTCGACTAAAAATACAACTCAAAAAATAAAATAAGACAAAAACAAGAAAACAACCCCCAAAAACCAAAAGGTCAAAATAGCTCAAAAGAGAGAAGGTATCTACAATCACCTCTTTTGCGCTATGCACCCAATGATTTAAACTCCCCATTGCCTACCTTGAAATACTTGAAGAGTGTTGCTTGTTTTTAGAATCTAGCCAAATATTAGGAACAGCCCCACCAGGAGTTAAGAAAATTTGAGCATCTCTATTGACCTTAAGCGCTTCATTGAATTTCCCTTGCATCTCAATTTGACGCAATTCTAAGAGTCTTGGCGTTAGGCTATCTGCTATTGTCTTATTAGCCTTACTTTGGGCATTTGCTTCAATCAAAATTGCATCAGCCACCCCTTGAGCTTTGACACGATTGGCCTCTGCCTCACCACGAGCAAGAGCTGCAACTTTTTCGGCCTCTTGCTTAGCCTTCTCAACCTCATATTTTACACGCTCTGATTCTTGACGAGCAATTTGGACTTTTTCAATTTGTTCTTTGATATTGTTGGGTAGAACAATCTCTCTTAATTGAATCGAATCAAGTCTTACAGGAGAATTGGCAAGTTTTGAAATCTCATCAGCAATATTGGTGCTAATAAGCTGAGCAATCTCATTTCTCTTGATAGGAAGTTCTTCTGCTGGATATCTTCCCACAACACTTCGCACAACATCACGCACTACAGGATTGATGATTTTTTGTTCCCATGAAAGTCCATAGGTCGCAATCGTTTGGGGAACTTTTTCTGGGTTTAGAGAATACTGCACTGTGAGCTCAATGCTTACAGAAAGTCCCCTTGCATCCATCACAGAAATTGCATCATTACGGAAGATTCCTTGGTTTTTCCCCATTACCCCCATATCCTCCGTCCGAGAAAAGTTAATAATCCTTACGCGCGTATCCACCACAATCACATTTTGCAAAATCGGCACGAAGAAATGAAACCCAGGCTGAAGCGGAGTGTTATCATACTTTCCTGCTGTGACCTTAATCCCTACTTCACCAGAATTAATCACTACAAATGGTCGCGCCACAATCAAAAGCAACACAATCACAGCTCCTACAATCAAAAAGCCCAGTTTCTTTCCACCAAAATCAAAATTGGGTGTTTTTGAGGGAGTTTCTTTTCTGCGTGGCTCTTGAGAAGGTTCTTCTCGATTCATATTTTTTTTCTTTAAATGTTCATTGAGATCAATGGGCATTCTAACTCCTCACTTAGTTGTAATAAGATGGGTAATTCTATCTAATCTCACTTTAATGCCTCGCTTTTTTCAAGCACTTCAAAATATTCCTGCATCTTTTTTTCATAGATCTCTTTGAGTTCTTCCAGCTCTTTGGCAATCGTAGAAATTCCTCGCTTTTCATACATTTCTGGATCACTAAGTTCATTTTCCAAAGCCTTAATTTTCTCCTCAAGTTTTTCAATCTCACTAGGTAAAATTTCCAAGGCTCTTTGATCCTTATAGCTTAGCTTTGTAGGCTTTTTCTCCTCTTGTTGCTTTACTTGCTTGCGCTCTTGTTCTTCAAGCTCTTTTTGATATTTATCATAGTGCATTAGCTCTTTTTTGTCTTCTAAATATTCACTATAGCTTCCATATCGCTCTACAACCCTGCCATTCCCCTCAAAAACAAACAAACGATCTGTGATCTTATCTACAAAATAACGATCATGGCTGACTAGCAAAACACATCCATCAAACAAAGCCAAATTTTCTTCTAAGATATTGATCGTTGCGATATCCAAATCATTTGTAGGTTCATCTAAAATCAAACAATCATATTCTTTAGTAAAAAGAAGGGCAAGAGCAAGGCGATTTTTTTCTCCTCCGCTTAGGTTTGCAATTTTTTGATTCAAAAACTCTTTAGGGAAAAGAAAATTCTTCAGATAACCAAAAACATGCATATTCTTTCCCCTCACATCTACCCGATCTCCCCCAAATGGACAAAAGGTTTCCAAGATATTCTTATCCTCATCTAAACTTGTGCGATGTTGATCAAAATACCCTATTCTCACTTCACCTCTTTTAAGCTCACCACTCTGAAGAGGTTCTATACCCAACAACACTTTTAAAAGACTGCTTTTCCCGCCTCCATTTCTGCCAACAATAGCAATCTTATCTCTTTGTAAAATTCTAAAACTCAGATTTTCAAAAAGGACCTTATCTCCTATCTTTTGAGAAATTTGATGAGCCTCAAAAAGCATCTTTTTATTATTTTTCCCCTCTGTTTGATTGAAAGATTTTTGCTCTCTTTGGAGTTCTAGCTTCATTTTATGTATGACAGATGGATTGGCCTTGGCTTTTTCTCGCATCTCAAAAAGTCTCTTTTTGCGCCCTTCATTGCGTTTCAACCTCGCTTTGACCCCTCTTCTTAGCCACTCCTCTTCATTTTTAAGAAGCTTTAGAAGGACTTCATGCTCCTTACTCAATGCGCGCAACATCTCTTCTTTTTGCGACAAATAGCTCATATATCCACCCTCAAAACTTGTCAGTTTTCCATTCTCAATCTCAAGCACACGCGTTGCTAGATTCTCAATAAAGTAGCGATCATGGCTTATCAAAACAAGAGTAGTTTTGAGTGAAAGCAATTTTTGCTCTAAAAATTCAACCATCTCCACATCAAGATGATTTGTTGGCTCATCAAGAAGCAAAATATCACATTGCTGAAAAAGGATCTGAGAAAGTGCAACACGCTTTTGTTCTCCTCCGCTTAATGAGCCAATCCTGCGATCTTTAAAAGCATGCAAAGAAAAAGCATCAATCACTTCTTCAACTTTAGATTCTAAATCCCAAGCATTTAATCGATCCATCAATAAGCTTAATGTCTCATATTCTCTCAACAAGCTTTGATCTTTTGGAGAATCTTGTAACAAATGATTAACCTCATTTAGACGCTGATGAGAAGACTTAAGATCGCTTAAACTATTTTCTATTGCTTCCTTCACGCTAAGATTTGGATCAAAAGAAGGAATTTGTGGCAAATAAGAAATTTTCAAATCATTTTGGAAGATTCTCTCACCTTCATCTAAATCGCAATCCCCCAAAATAATTTTCAAAAGAGTGGATTTTCCTCCTCCGTTTTTACCCACAATCGCGATGCGCTCACCTTCACGAATCGACAATGAAACACAAGATAAAATAACCTTTAAATCAAAGGCCTTAGAAGCCTCTTGAAGAGAAAGCAACGCCATTAGTGATTGAGCTCGTTGAAATGCTTGTGATAAACCTCTTGCATCTGCACTTCCAGTCTTTCATACCAATCTTCTCCAACCTCTGAAGGGATAAAGGATTTGAGCGCCACAATACGCGCTTTGCTCCCTCTACTTTCCATAGGAGAACTATTATAAATGCGACTTGAATTGACAAGAACAATGGGCTGAACTCTAAGTTTAAGCTTTTCAGCAATCATCTTTGCTCCATTCTTAAAGGGCAAAAATTGGCTTTCATCCTTACATCGTGTCCCTTCTGGAAAAATCACAAGAGGCCTACCTTGACTTAAGGCTGTTTTTGCTTCTTTGAAAATATAAATCAAGCTTGCCCGATCTTCCCTATCGATCAAAATCATCTTGGGCCCCTTAAGTGCATAACCATAAAATGGAATCTCTCCAAGTTGCTTTTTTGCAATCCAGCACAAATTTCTTGGATGCAATCCCTCTAAAAAAATAATATCAACAGCAGATTGGTGATTGAGCATCAATAAATCTGCTTCTTCATCAAAGGCTCCAAAAATTTCAAGCTCAAATCGATTAAAAGGAAAAAAGATCCTGCACCATGTGCGTGCAAAACGAGAATTATTCTTCTTTTCTGAAAATTTCATAAAAAACATAATAATGGCCAAACCAATTGCAATACTCAATGTTGCAATAAGACCTTTAATTTTACTGACACTCATTTTCTCTCACCCATCCAATCTTAGAATCTTCAAACTTGATCTTATAAAACTCTCCATGTCGACCAATGACTTCTACACGCACTGGAAATGTTATATTTTGCATCGGAGTAGAATTTTTGGTCGGCAAAATGGTAATTTGCGCATTGGGTTTTAATACAACTTCTTTTGTATTGAAAATTTCATAAAGCCATATCCCAAAAAGCACAATTCCCAAAACAAACAAAAATCTAGAAAGCCGTTTTTGCCTTCTTAGATAAAATGCTAATACCCAAAGAAGAACGACCAACGCAACCAACACGACATTACTTAAGATTAAGAAATTATTCTTAGGTTCCAAATCACTTTGTGTGCTTACGCGATCATCTTGCAAGACAATTGGAACAATCTTCTCTTCATAACGCAAAGTTTGGAGATTAAAAAAAGTAAATTTGATTTCTTTAAGATGAGAGGAGATGACCGCATAATACAACCCACTACTCTCTCCATTTTTTTGAGTAAGCTCTTCATTAAATCCTTGCTTATCAATTGCTTTGAGCTTAAAATCTTCCAAATTTCCTCCCTTAGATCTCAACTCAAAGATAACAATATTATTCCACTCATCATATTTTTTAGACTTTGCACTCAAAACTCGTAGCTCATCGCTCAAAACCCCACAATACTCTTCCCCGTCCAAAACAATTGCCTCATATTTTTTCCCTAGCACTTCATCGCTATCTGTATAGCTTCCATCTTGAGAAATTGCAACAACTTTTAGTGTTGGAAGAGCAAAATTTGCGGATTTGATTTTATAGACAAAAGTATTCTCATAACTTTCATCCTCTTTTTTTATCCAACTTGAATGGGGATTGAGTAGCTCCACTCCTTCTGCAAGCTTTTTATTTTCATCTGCAATAAACTCAACATCCATTAAGGAAGCGCCAGAAAAAAGCAAAAGACTATATTTGAGTTCAATCTTCTGACCGACATAAAACTCTCGCTCAGAATCTAAGGGGGTCAATAAACGCAAATAAGCAATCTTTGAATTTTGTGCCCCCAACAATGAAAGCACCCATATCAATAAACAACATATTCTTTTCATCAATTCTAACTTTGTTATTGTTTTTGTTCTTTCTGCACAACGCCCCACGCCTTCAAAACATCAATTCCAACTTTGAGTTGATTGTCCTTCATAACCATTTCTTGGGTGATTGTTTTTTCCTTGGTTTTATTTTTTTTCACTTCTTTGGTTTTTTTGTCTTTGGGGTCATCTATCTTCTCAAGTTCTCCCTCCAAATGCTTACGAAGATCAGCTTCTTTGATCTCAAATCCATTCTTGTTTCCCTGAGGCACATCTCCATAAAAAGCTTCAATATCTGGCTTGATTCCCACAGCTTGAATTGTTCTTCCGCTTGGGAGATAATATTTGGCTGTTGTAAGCTTTAGTCCATCTGTTTTCCCTAAGGGAATCACCACCTGCACACTTCCCTTGCCAAAGCTCTGTTCTCCAACAAGCACAGCTCTTTTGTGATCTTGCATCGCTCCTGCCACAATTTCACTGGCACTAGCACTTCCTCCATTGATCAAAACAACCATGGGAATCGAAGAAAAAGGAGCCTTACCATTGACACTAAAGGCGATATTATCCTCTTTGGAGCGCCCCTTTTGAGATACTACTACACCTTTTTTGATAAATAGTTCAGAAAGCTCAACAGCTTGATTGAGTAACCCTCCAGGATTGTTACGTAAATCCAAAATAATTCCTTTGACTTTTCCAGCCTTTTCAAGCAAACTTTTAACCGCACTAGAGACATTTTTATCAAATGAGCTTACGCGGATATAATAGTAATCTGTCCCATCGATTTTGCGACCAAAAACAGAATCAACCTTAATCATATCTCTCTTCAAATCAAAAACCAAAGGCTTTGCCTCTCCTTTGCGATAAATCGTAAGTTGCAATGGAGTGCCCTTTTTCCCCCTCATAAGATTAACTGCATCATCAATCCCCATATTGAGCGTACTTTTGTCATTGATTTTTAAAATCACATCTCCAGCTTTCATTCCTGCCTTATCTGCTGGAGAATCATCAAGAGGAGCAATCACGGTCAAAGCTCCATCTTTCATGCCAAGCGTGATCCCAATTCCTCCAAATTCTCCATCGGTT
The DNA window shown above is from Helicobacter kayseriensis and carries:
- a CDS encoding DUF2393 family protein, coding for MGSLNHWVHSAKEVIVDTFSLLSYFDLLVFGGCFLVFVLFYFLSCIFSRVRFFIPQILSILAYMVLLATPVIVFWINQNIFYKNRVEYIMAKRLEYSPTFYVDAKIYNQGKLKIGHCYFVLDVLRSSNTLKNQMLNMLLPYKRYKYKISQGIQVGESVTFQKTINQFPYQTYQMKINCYGGK
- a CDS encoding prohibitin family protein, whose amino-acid sequence is MPIDLNEHLKKKNMNREEPSQEPRRKETPSKTPNFDFGGKKLGFLIVGAVIVLLLIVARPFVVINSGEVGIKVTAGKYDNTPLQPGFHFFVPILQNVIVVDTRVRIINFSRTEDMGVMGKNQGIFRNDAISVMDARGLSVSIELTVQYSLNPEKVPQTIATYGLSWEQKIINPVVRDVVRSVVGRYPAEELPIKRNEIAQLISTNIADEISKLANSPVRLDSIQLREIVLPNNIKEQIEKVQIARQESERVKYEVEKAKQEAEKVAALARGEAEANRVKAQGVADAILIEANAQSKANKTIADSLTPRLLELRQIEMQGKFNEALKVNRDAQIFLTPGGAVPNIWLDSKNKQHSSSISR
- the abc-f gene encoding ribosomal protection-like ABC-F family protein produces the protein MALLSLQEASKAFDLKVILSCVSLSIREGERIAIVGKNGGGKSTLLKIILGDCDLDEGERIFQNDLKISYLPQIPSFDPNLSVKEAIENSLSDLKSSHQRLNEVNHLLQDSPKDQSLLREYETLSLLMDRLNAWDLESKVEEVIDAFSLHAFKDRRIGSLSGGEQKRVALSQILFQQCDILLLDEPTNHLDVEMVEFLEQKLLSLKTTLVLISHDRYFIENLATRVLEIENGKLTSFEGGYMSYLSQKEEMLRALSKEHEVLLKLLKNEEEWLRRGVKARLKRNEGRKKRLFEMREKAKANPSVIHKMKLELQREQKSFNQTEGKNNKKMLFEAHQISQKIGDKVLFENLSFRILQRDKIAIVGRNGGGKSSLLKVLLGIEPLQSGELKRGEVRIGYFDQHRTSLDEDKNILETFCPFGGDRVDVRGKNMHVFGYLKNFLFPKEFLNQKIANLSGGEKNRLALALLFTKEYDCLILDEPTNDLDIATINILEENLALFDGCVLLVSHDRYFVDKITDRLFVFEGNGRVVERYGSYSEYLEDKKELMHYDKYQKELEEQERKQVKQQEEKKPTKLSYKDQRALEILPSEIEKLEEKIKALENELSDPEMYEKRGISTIAKELEELKEIYEKKMQEYFEVLEKSEALK
- a CDS encoding lysophospholipid acyltransferase family protein, translated to MSVSKIKGLIATLSIAIGLAIIMFFMKFSEKKNNSRFARTWCRIFFPFNRFELEIFGAFDEEADLLMLNHQSAVDIIFLEGLHPRNLCWIAKKQLGEIPFYGYALKGPKMILIDREDRASLIYIFKEAKTALSQGRPLVIFPEGTRCKDESQFLPFKNGAKMIAEKLKLRVQPIVLVNSSRIYNSSPMESRGSKARIVALKSFIPSEVGEDWYERLEVQMQEVYHKHFNELNH
- a CDS encoding S41 family peptidase, giving the protein MKNRKIASLIKVFVVISLIFGMALAVTNTQQDKQEKKENAQNRLEPYKKLRKVINLVENNYVDEVEINEIVDKAIEGLLANLDAHSAYLSEKKFKDLKAQTDGEFGGIGITLGMKDGALTVIAPLDDSPADKAGMKAGDVILKINDKSTLNMGIDDAVNLMRGKKGTPLQLTIYRKGEAKPLVFDLKRDMIKVDSVFGRKIDGTDYYYIRVSSFDKNVSSAVKSLLEKAGKVKGIILDLRNNPGGLLNQAVELSELFIKKGVVVSQKGRSKEDNIAFSVNGKAPFSSIPMVVLINGGSASASEIVAGAMQDHKRAVLVGEQSFGKGSVQVVIPLGKTDGLKLTTAKYYLPSGRTIQAVGIKPDIEAFYGDVPQGNKNGFEIKEADLRKHLEGELEKIDDPKDKKTKEVKKNKTKEKTITQEMVMKDNQLKVGIDVLKAWGVVQKEQKQ